Proteins encoded together in one Streptomyces asoensis window:
- a CDS encoding S41 family peptidase, which translates to MTQPATPAAYLRFPHLHGDSVTFTAEDDVWLASLDGGRAWRVSADNRPVTAPRISPDGTTVAWTSTRDGAPEVHIAPVDGGPSTRLTYWGSRQTRVRGWTPDGRVLVVSTHDQATLRRSWARAVPVDGGPATTLPYGPVGTVAHGPHTVLLSASMGREAAHWKRYRGGTAGKLWIDREGDGEFVRLHEDLDGNIEYPVWAGDRLGFLSDHEGTGALYSSLADGSDLRRHTPLGGTSPAGEAGSGGGFYARHAAGDGTRVVYMSAGELWLLDDLDGAEPRRLDIRLGGQRADRRPHPVNAARWLGAAAPDHTARGSAVEVRGAVHWVTHRGGPARALAAEPGVRARLPRTFRAEGEEWVVWVTDAEGEDALEFAPATGPAPGATPRRLAAGRLGRVLELAMAPDGSRAAVAAHDGRLLLVERESGEVREVDSSPDGEVSDLVFSPDSAWLAWSHPGPRPLSQLKLANVTDLSVTEATPLRFRDYAPAFTLDGRHLAFLSARAFDPVYDEHVFDLSFVAGARPHLITLAATTPSPFGPQRHGRPFEAPDKDETPDSEGTPATRIDLEGLADRIVPFPVEAGRYSGLAAAKDGVLWLRHPVRGVLGASRATPDDPDPHTELERYDLAHQRVEHLAADADGYEVSGDGKRLLLWTDGKLKVVPSDRRASGDEDSDSNITVDLGRVRRSVDPAAEWRQMYEETGRIMRDNFWRPDLGGVDWDGVLDRYRPVLERVATHDDLVDLLWEVHGELGTSHAYVTPRGGPGGARQGLLGADISRHTDGSWRIDRILPSETSDPDARSPLAAPGVAVRAGDTIVAVGGQPVDPLTGPGPLLVGTAGRVVELTISPSGGGEPRHAVVVPVDDEEALRYHAWVADRRAHVHEASGGRLGYLHVPDMQAPGWAQIHRDLRVEVAREGLIVDVRENRGGHTSQLVVEKLARRIVGWDLPRGMRASSYPEDAPRGPVVAVANEFSGSDGDIVNAAIKALGIGPVVGTRTWGGTIGIDSRYRLVDGTLVTQPKYAFWLEGQGWGVENHGVDPDVEVVCAPQDHAAGRDVQLDEAVSLALAALRETPAKTPPPLPGS; encoded by the coding sequence GTGACACAGCCCGCGACGCCTGCCGCATACCTCAGATTCCCCCACCTGCACGGCGACTCGGTGACCTTCACCGCCGAGGACGACGTGTGGCTGGCCTCCCTCGACGGCGGGCGCGCCTGGCGCGTCAGCGCCGACAACCGGCCGGTCACCGCGCCGCGCATCTCGCCCGACGGCACCACGGTCGCCTGGACCTCCACCCGCGACGGCGCCCCCGAGGTGCACATCGCCCCGGTCGACGGCGGCCCCTCCACCCGGCTGACCTATTGGGGGAGCCGGCAGACCCGGGTGCGGGGCTGGACCCCGGACGGCCGGGTCCTCGTCGTCAGCACCCACGACCAGGCGACCCTGCGGCGCAGCTGGGCCCGGGCCGTCCCCGTCGACGGCGGCCCGGCGACGACCCTGCCGTACGGTCCGGTCGGCACGGTCGCCCACGGCCCGCACACCGTGCTGCTGTCCGCGTCGATGGGCCGCGAGGCCGCCCACTGGAAGCGCTACCGGGGCGGCACGGCGGGCAAGCTGTGGATCGACCGCGAGGGCGACGGGGAGTTCGTCCGGCTGCACGAGGACCTGGACGGCAACATCGAGTACCCGGTGTGGGCGGGGGACCGCCTGGGGTTCCTCTCCGACCACGAGGGTACGGGCGCCCTGTACTCCTCCCTCGCCGACGGATCCGACCTGCGGCGCCACACCCCGCTCGGAGGGACCTCCCCAGCGGGCGAAGCCGGGAGCGGGGGAGGCTTCTACGCCCGGCACGCCGCCGGTGACGGCACCCGCGTCGTCTACATGTCCGCGGGCGAACTGTGGCTGCTCGACGACCTCGACGGCGCCGAGCCGCGCCGGCTCGACATCCGCCTCGGCGGACAGCGCGCCGACCGCCGCCCCCACCCGGTGAACGCCGCCCGGTGGCTGGGCGCCGCCGCCCCCGACCACACCGCGCGGGGCAGCGCCGTCGAGGTCCGCGGCGCCGTCCACTGGGTGACCCACCGCGGCGGACCGGCCCGCGCGCTCGCCGCCGAACCCGGCGTCCGGGCCCGGCTGCCCCGCACCTTCCGCGCGGAGGGCGAGGAGTGGGTCGTGTGGGTGACGGACGCCGAGGGGGAGGACGCGCTGGAGTTCGCCCCCGCCACCGGGCCCGCTCCGGGCGCCACCCCGCGCCGGCTCGCGGCCGGACGGCTCGGCCGGGTCCTGGAACTCGCCATGGCGCCCGACGGCAGCCGGGCCGCCGTCGCCGCGCACGACGGGCGGCTGCTGCTCGTCGAGCGGGAGTCCGGAGAGGTCCGCGAGGTCGACAGCAGCCCCGACGGCGAGGTGTCCGACCTGGTCTTCTCGCCCGACTCGGCCTGGCTGGCCTGGTCGCACCCCGGGCCGCGCCCGCTCAGCCAGCTCAAGCTCGCCAACGTCACCGACCTGTCGGTCACCGAGGCGACCCCGCTGCGCTTCAGGGACTACGCGCCCGCGTTCACCCTCGACGGCAGACACCTCGCGTTCCTCTCCGCCCGCGCCTTCGACCCGGTCTACGACGAGCACGTCTTCGACCTCTCCTTCGTGGCGGGGGCCCGCCCGCACCTGATCACCCTCGCCGCGACCACGCCGTCCCCCTTCGGCCCGCAGCGGCACGGCAGGCCCTTCGAGGCCCCCGACAAGGACGAGACGCCCGACAGCGAGGGCACCCCGGCCACCCGGATCGACCTCGAAGGACTCGCCGACCGGATAGTCCCCTTCCCGGTGGAGGCCGGCCGCTACTCGGGGCTCGCCGCCGCGAAGGACGGGGTGCTGTGGCTTCGGCACCCCGTGCGCGGTGTCCTCGGCGCCTCCCGCGCCACCCCCGACGACCCCGACCCGCACACCGAACTCGAGCGCTACGACCTCGCGCACCAGCGTGTCGAGCACCTCGCCGCCGACGCCGACGGCTACGAGGTCAGCGGCGACGGCAAGCGGCTGCTGCTGTGGACGGACGGCAAGCTCAAGGTCGTCCCGAGCGACCGGCGCGCCTCCGGTGACGAGGACAGCGACAGCAACATCACCGTCGACCTCGGCCGGGTCCGCCGCAGCGTCGACCCGGCCGCCGAGTGGCGGCAGATGTACGAAGAGACCGGCCGGATCATGCGGGACAACTTCTGGCGGCCCGACCTCGGCGGAGTCGACTGGGACGGCGTCCTCGACCGCTACCGGCCCGTGCTGGAGCGGGTCGCGACCCACGACGACCTCGTCGACCTGCTGTGGGAGGTGCACGGCGAACTCGGCACCTCGCACGCCTACGTCACCCCGCGCGGCGGACCCGGCGGCGCCCGGCAGGGTCTGCTGGGCGCCGACATCTCCCGTCACACGGACGGCAGTTGGCGCATCGACCGGATCCTGCCCTCGGAGACCTCCGACCCCGACGCGCGCTCCCCGCTCGCCGCGCCCGGGGTCGCGGTGCGGGCCGGCGACACGATCGTCGCCGTCGGCGGGCAGCCGGTGGATCCGCTCACCGGGCCGGGACCGCTGCTCGTCGGCACCGCGGGCCGGGTCGTCGAGCTGACGATCTCGCCGTCCGGCGGGGGCGAGCCGAGGCATGCCGTCGTCGTGCCCGTCGACGACGAGGAGGCACTGCGCTACCACGCGTGGGTCGCGGACCGGCGGGCCCATGTGCACGAGGCCTCGGGCGGCCGGCTGGGCTACCTGCACGTGCCCGACATGCAGGCGCCCGGCTGGGCCCAGATCCACCGGGACCTGCGGGTCGAGGTCGCGCGGGAGGGACTGATCGTGGACGTCCGCGAGAACCGCGGCGGGCACACCTCGCAGCTGGTCGTCGAGAAGCTCGCCCGGCGCATCGTCGGCTGGGACCTGCCGCGCGGGATGCGGGCGTCCAGCTACCCCGAGGACGCGCCGCGCGGACCCGTCGTCGCCGTCGCCAACGAGTTCTCCGGGTCCGACGGGGACATCGTCAACGCGGCGATCAAGGCGCTCGGCATCGGACCCGTGGTGGGGACGCGCACCTGGGGCGGGACGATCGGGATCGACAGCCGCTACCGGCTCGTCGACGGCACGCTCGTCACCCAGCCCAAGTACGCCTTCTGGCTGGAGGGTCAGGGGTGGGGCGTGGAGAACCACGGCGTCGATCCGGACGTCGAGGTCGTCTGCGCCCCCCAGGACCACGCGGCCGGACGGGACGTCCAGCTGGACGAGGCCGTGTCGCTGGCGCTCGCCGCTCTCCGGGAAACCCCGGCGAAGACACCTCCCCCCTTGCCGGGCTCCTAG
- a CDS encoding HIT domain-containing protein — protein sequence MAGEAQDDCLFCRIVAGAVPATIVRETETTIAFRDINPQAPTHVLVIPKAHYRDAAALAAGAPELAADVLRETQAVAELDKLESYRTVFNTGTGAGQTVWHAHAHVLGGRGLHWPPG from the coding sequence ATGGCAGGGGAAGCGCAGGACGATTGTCTGTTCTGCAGGATCGTCGCGGGTGCCGTCCCGGCGACGATCGTGCGGGAGACCGAGACGACCATCGCCTTCCGGGACATCAACCCGCAGGCGCCCACCCACGTCCTGGTCATCCCGAAGGCGCACTACCGGGACGCCGCCGCCCTGGCCGCCGGCGCACCCGAACTCGCCGCCGACGTGCTCCGCGAGACGCAGGCGGTCGCCGAGCTGGACAAGCTGGAGAGCTACCGCACCGTCTTCAACACCGGGACCGGCGCCGGCCAGACCGTGTGGCACGCCCACGCGCACGTCCTCGGCGGCCGCGGCCTGCACTGGCCCCCCGGATAG
- a CDS encoding ribonuclease Z gives MSVRELVVLGTASQVPTRHRNHNGYFLRWDAEGILFDPGEGTQRQMVRAGVAAHDLNRICVTHFHGDHSLGLAGVIQRINLDQVPHPVTAHFPRSGSHFFERLRHSTAYRETVGITEAPVDADGVLATTSSYRLESAKLSHPVESYGYRLVEPDGRRMLPERLAAHGVSGPDVGRIQREGSVGGVSLDDVSEVRRGQRFAFVMDTRLCDGVHALADGADLLVIESTFLDEDERLAVDHGHLTAGQAARAARDAGVRHLVLTHFSQRYADPEEFERQARAAGFEGELTVAHDLQRVPVPKRR, from the coding sequence GTGTCCGTACGCGAACTGGTGGTGCTCGGCACCGCCAGCCAGGTCCCGACCCGGCACCGCAACCACAACGGCTACTTCCTGCGCTGGGACGCCGAGGGCATCCTCTTCGACCCGGGCGAGGGCACCCAGCGCCAGATGGTGCGGGCCGGGGTGGCCGCGCACGACCTGAACCGGATCTGCGTCACGCACTTCCACGGCGACCACTCCCTCGGTCTCGCCGGTGTCATCCAGCGCATCAACCTGGACCAGGTGCCGCACCCGGTCACGGCCCACTTCCCGCGCTCCGGAAGCCACTTCTTCGAGCGGCTGCGTCATTCGACCGCCTACCGCGAGACGGTCGGCATCACCGAGGCGCCGGTCGACGCGGACGGGGTCCTCGCCACCACGTCGTCCTACCGGCTGGAGAGCGCGAAGCTCTCGCACCCCGTCGAGTCCTACGGCTACCGGCTCGTCGAGCCCGACGGCCGCCGCATGCTGCCCGAACGGCTCGCGGCGCACGGCGTCTCGGGACCGGACGTCGGCCGCATCCAGCGGGAGGGGTCCGTCGGCGGGGTGTCGCTGGACGACGTGAGCGAGGTCCGGCGCGGGCAGCGGTTCGCGTTCGTCATGGACACCCGGCTGTGCGACGGGGTGCACGCCCTCGCCGACGGCGCCGACCTGCTCGTCATCGAGTCGACCTTCCTCGACGAGGACGAGCGGCTCGCCGTCGACCACGGGCACCTGACCGCCGGTCAGGCCGCGCGGGCGGCCCGTGACGCGGGGGTGCGGCACCTGGTCCTCACCCACTTCAGCCAGCGCTACGCAGACCCGGAGGAGTTCGAGCGGCAGGCGCGGGCGGCGGGGTTCGAGGGCGAGCTGACCGTGGCGCACGACCTCCAGCGGGTGCCGGTTCCCAAGCGCAGGTAG
- a CDS encoding VOC family protein translates to MEFAQVRLLVTDFTACYRFYADVLGLEPQSGAERGPYEKFSPTTGSTGIAIQDRAMMAEVLGELRGPADGHRSLVALRVDDLDAVCARITARGATLVHGPAPMTDRMRVAHLKDPEGNLVELQEWLLLRG, encoded by the coding sequence GTGGAATTCGCCCAAGTAAGACTGCTGGTCACCGACTTCACCGCCTGCTACCGCTTCTACGCCGACGTCCTCGGGCTCGAGCCGCAGTCGGGGGCCGAGCGCGGGCCGTACGAGAAGTTCTCGCCCACGACCGGCTCGACGGGGATCGCCATCCAGGACCGCGCGATGATGGCGGAGGTGCTCGGCGAACTGCGCGGTCCGGCCGACGGCCACCGCTCCCTGGTGGCCCTGCGCGTCGACGACCTGGACGCCGTCTGCGCCCGGATCACCGCCCGCGGCGCCACCCTCGTCCACGGGCCCGCCCCGATGACCGACCGGATGCGCGTCGCCCACCTCAAGGACCCGGAGGGCAATCTGGTGGAACTCCAGGAGTGGCTGCTGCTGCGCGGCTGA
- a CDS encoding nitronate monooxygenase encodes MSSALTDLFPHPIVQAPMAGGVSVPRLAAAVCEAGGLGFLAAGYKTADGVYQEIKQLRSLTARPFGVNLFMPQPDSAETGAVEVYAHQLAGEAAWYETELGDPDSGRDDGYDAKLAVLLDNPVPVVSFHFGIPSGEVLEALRRAGTFTLVTATTAEEALAVQRAGADGVIVQGVEAGGHQGTHRDNPETGGSGIGLLALLAQVRESVALPLVAAGGIMRGGQIAAVLAAGASAAQLGTAFLVASESGAHAVHKRAMTDPLFTRTELTRAFSGRPARGLVNRFLREHGPYAPAAYPEVHHLTAPLRKAAAQAGDAQGMALWAGQGHRLARELPAGRLVEILMSELAAARTALSAFPAGDGGLS; translated from the coding sequence ATGTCCTCCGCACTGACCGATCTCTTCCCTCATCCGATCGTGCAGGCCCCCATGGCGGGCGGTGTCTCCGTCCCGCGTCTGGCGGCCGCCGTGTGTGAGGCCGGCGGGCTGGGATTCCTGGCCGCCGGGTACAAGACGGCCGACGGTGTCTACCAGGAGATCAAGCAGCTGCGGAGCCTCACGGCCCGTCCCTTCGGCGTGAACCTGTTCATGCCGCAGCCGGACTCGGCGGAGACCGGCGCCGTCGAGGTCTACGCCCACCAGCTGGCCGGCGAGGCCGCCTGGTACGAGACCGAGCTCGGCGACCCGGACAGCGGCCGCGACGACGGGTACGACGCCAAGCTCGCGGTGCTGCTGGACAACCCGGTGCCGGTGGTGTCGTTCCACTTCGGCATCCCGAGCGGTGAGGTCCTGGAGGCCCTGCGCCGCGCCGGAACGTTCACCCTGGTCACGGCGACCACCGCCGAGGAGGCGCTCGCCGTGCAGCGGGCCGGCGCGGACGGTGTGATCGTGCAGGGCGTGGAGGCCGGCGGACACCAGGGCACCCACCGGGACAACCCGGAGACCGGCGGCTCGGGCATCGGACTGCTCGCGCTGCTCGCCCAGGTCCGCGAGTCGGTCGCCCTGCCGCTCGTCGCCGCGGGCGGGATCATGCGCGGCGGCCAGATCGCCGCGGTCCTCGCGGCCGGCGCGAGCGCGGCCCAGCTGGGGACCGCGTTCCTCGTCGCGTCCGAGTCCGGCGCGCACGCCGTGCACAAGCGGGCGATGACCGATCCGCTCTTCACGCGCACCGAACTGACCCGCGCCTTCTCCGGCCGGCCCGCCCGGGGCCTGGTCAACCGCTTCCTGCGCGAGCACGGCCCCTACGCGCCCGCCGCCTACCCGGAGGTCCACCACCTCACCGCTCCGCTGCGCAAGGCCGCCGCCCAGGCGGGCGACGCGCAGGGCATGGCGCTGTGGGCGGGACAGGGCCACCGGCTGGCCCGCGAACTGCCCGCCGGCCGGCTGGTGGAGATACTGATGTCCGAACTCGCCGCGGCCCGGACAGCGTTGTCGGCGTTCCCGGCCGGGGACGGAGGCCTCTCGTGA
- a CDS encoding 5-dehydro-4-deoxyglucarate dehydratase — MTRGVLSFPLTAFRDDGSLDPDGFRAHVAAQIATAPGAVFPACGTGEFFSLDEDEYRQVVTITVEEAAGRLPVVAGVGYGWAQAARFARIAQEAGADALLVLPHYLVAAPQDGLVAQLEQLAARTRLPLIAYQRGQVAFTAASLGRIAALPSVIGLKDGHSDLDRLQRLTLAAPEGFLFFNGAATAEIQARAYAAVGVPAYSSAVHAFAPEIANAFFTALRDGDDKTVDRLLRDFYVPLVELRDRVPGYAVSLVKAAARLRGRPVGPVRAPLTDPSPADLAELRDLLTAGLDLVGAAL; from the coding sequence ATGACCCGGGGGGTGCTGTCCTTCCCGCTCACCGCCTTCCGCGACGACGGCTCCCTCGACCCCGACGGGTTCCGCGCCCATGTCGCGGCACAGATCGCGACCGCCCCGGGGGCCGTCTTCCCCGCCTGCGGCACCGGCGAGTTCTTCTCCCTCGACGAGGACGAGTACCGGCAGGTCGTGACGATCACCGTCGAGGAGGCGGCCGGCCGGCTGCCCGTCGTCGCCGGGGTGGGCTACGGCTGGGCCCAGGCCGCCCGCTTCGCGCGGATCGCGCAGGAAGCGGGCGCCGACGCCCTGCTCGTCCTGCCGCACTACCTCGTCGCCGCCCCGCAGGACGGCCTCGTCGCCCAGCTGGAACAGCTCGCCGCCCGCACCCGGCTGCCGCTCATCGCATACCAGCGCGGCCAGGTCGCCTTCACCGCCGCCTCGCTCGGACGCATCGCCGCCCTCCCCTCCGTCATCGGCCTCAAGGACGGACACAGCGACCTCGACCGACTCCAGCGGCTCACCCTCGCCGCCCCCGAGGGCTTCCTCTTCTTCAACGGCGCCGCCACCGCCGAGATCCAGGCCCGCGCCTACGCCGCCGTGGGCGTCCCCGCCTACTCCTCCGCCGTCCACGCCTTCGCCCCGGAGATCGCGAACGCCTTCTTCACGGCCCTGCGCGACGGCGACGACAAGACGGTGGACCGGCTGCTGCGCGACTTCTACGTCCCGCTCGTCGAACTGCGCGACCGGGTGCCGGGGTACGCCGTGTCCCTGGTGAAGGCGGCCGCCCGGCTGCGCGGCCGCCCCGTCGGCCCCGTCCGCGCCCCCCT
- a CDS encoding IclR family transcriptional regulator yields MSETGGVREVKSAARTVELLELLAARGDRPARLQELADELGVPRSSMYALLQTLIGRGWVRTDATGSLYGIGIHALLTGTSYLDSDPRVRLVRPWLDEASEALGETIHLGRLDGRGVAYLATRESHEYLRTISRVGRRLPAHVGALGKALLAQRPDEELPEGPYEAFTPHTRTSRQALLADLGEVRARGYSVDREEGVLGIVGFGFALRYDTPAQDAVSCSVPVARLTPEHEERIVAVMREIRAKIEASAPGAGGAPDWR; encoded by the coding sequence ATGTCGGAGACAGGGGGCGTCCGCGAGGTGAAGTCGGCGGCGCGCACGGTCGAGCTGCTGGAGCTGCTCGCGGCGCGCGGTGACCGGCCGGCGCGCCTCCAGGAGCTGGCGGACGAGCTGGGCGTGCCGCGCAGCTCGATGTACGCGCTGCTCCAGACCCTGATCGGGCGGGGCTGGGTGCGCACGGACGCGACCGGCTCCCTCTACGGCATCGGCATCCACGCCCTGCTGACCGGTACGAGCTACCTCGACTCGGATCCGCGCGTACGGCTGGTGCGGCCCTGGCTCGACGAGGCGTCCGAGGCGCTGGGCGAGACGATCCACCTGGGGCGGCTGGACGGCCGGGGCGTGGCGTATCTCGCGACGCGCGAGTCGCACGAATACCTGCGCACCATCAGCCGGGTCGGCCGGCGGCTCCCGGCGCACGTCGGCGCGCTCGGCAAGGCGCTGCTGGCGCAGCGGCCCGACGAGGAACTGCCCGAGGGGCCCTACGAGGCGTTCACCCCGCACACCCGCACCAGTCGGCAGGCCCTCCTCGCCGACCTCGGCGAGGTGCGGGCGCGCGGGTACTCCGTGGACCGCGAGGAGGGCGTCCTCGGCATCGTCGGGTTCGGATTCGCGCTGCGGTACGACACTCCCGCGCAGGACGCGGTGAGCTGCTCGGTGCCGGTGGCCCGGCTGACCCCGGAGCACGAGGAGCGGATCGTCGCCGTGATGCGGGAGATCAGGGCGAAGATCGAGGCGTCGGCGCCGGGCGCGGGCGGCGCCCCCGACTGGCGGTAG
- a CDS encoding MFS transporter gives MPAPRSTLPWPVVALFTAGYLAPYLLPTVVGRLDAGLPLSATEAGAVGSALLLGSAAAGFLLASRVERIGARTLARTGLALAVLGYGGAALAGDVPAVIAGAVLGGLGSGTVTTVAATRIAAAPDPHRVSTAGLLGVSALAGVVYLTVPHLGPGHGQPLAAIALTALAVWPLTGRLPGRTAPGPARRENRARLPRLRAGLVLAAAMPCWSLVQNSLWGVSGRIGLDQAHLGEAGVGAVFAVALGAGLAGVLGAGVLGARLGRAVPIGAGTVLIAGCVVASASATGPVSFAAGEIAWNTLYPIVLSYLIGLAASLDPRGRWAVLVGSASSLGTAAGPLTGSVLSAWAGFPVMGLVLGAGLLVVAVPMTAVAVRAGGPAGPVRRGGVPEPRTADLPPTEIPVVEIPVEGVAVPVRDAYGTAGPRPAGAAPGAGD, from the coding sequence GTGCCCGCCCCTCGCTCCACCCTGCCCTGGCCCGTCGTCGCCCTGTTCACGGCCGGGTACCTCGCCCCCTACCTGCTGCCGACCGTGGTCGGCCGACTGGACGCCGGGCTGCCGCTGTCCGCCACCGAGGCCGGAGCCGTCGGCAGCGCGCTGCTGCTCGGTTCGGCCGCCGCCGGGTTCCTGCTCGCCTCCCGCGTCGAGCGGATCGGCGCACGGACCCTCGCCCGGACCGGCCTCGCCCTCGCCGTGCTCGGGTACGGCGGTGCCGCCCTCGCCGGTGACGTGCCGGCCGTGATCGCGGGCGCGGTCCTCGGCGGCCTCGGGTCCGGCACCGTCACCACGGTCGCCGCCACCCGGATCGCCGCCGCGCCCGACCCGCACCGCGTCTCGACGGCGGGCCTGCTCGGGGTCTCCGCGCTCGCGGGCGTCGTCTATCTGACGGTGCCGCACCTGGGCCCGGGACACGGACAGCCGCTCGCCGCCATCGCCCTGACCGCGCTCGCCGTATGGCCGCTGACGGGCCGTCTGCCCGGCCGCACGGCACCCGGTCCGGCGCGCCGCGAGAACCGGGCGCGGCTGCCCCGGCTGCGTGCCGGGCTCGTGCTGGCCGCCGCCATGCCCTGCTGGTCCCTGGTGCAGAACTCGCTCTGGGGCGTCAGCGGACGCATCGGGCTCGACCAGGCGCACCTCGGCGAGGCCGGCGTCGGCGCCGTCTTCGCGGTGGCGCTGGGCGCGGGGCTCGCGGGGGTGCTGGGCGCGGGGGTGCTCGGGGCGCGACTCGGGCGCGCGGTGCCCATCGGCGCCGGGACGGTGCTGATCGCGGGCTGTGTCGTCGCCAGCGCCTCGGCGACCGGACCGGTGAGCTTCGCGGCCGGTGAGATCGCCTGGAACACGCTCTACCCGATCGTGCTGTCGTACCTGATCGGGCTGGCCGCCTCGCTCGACCCGCGCGGGCGCTGGGCGGTGCTCGTCGGATCGGCGTCCTCGCTGGGCACGGCGGCCGGGCCGCTGACCGGGAGTGTGCTGTCGGCGTGGGCCGGGTTCCCGGTGATGGGGCTGGTCCTCGGCGCCGGACTGCTGGTCGTCGCCGTGCCGATGACCGCCGTCGCCGTGCGCGCGGGCGGTCCCGCGGGACCGGTCCGGCGGGGCGGCGTCCCCGAGCCGCGGACCGCGGACCTGCCGCCCACGGAGATCCCGGTGGTGGAGATCCCGGTCGAGGGTGTGGCCGTGCCCGTGCGGGACGCGTACGGCACGGCGGGTCCCCGGCCCGCGGGCGCCGCGCCGGGGGCCGGTGACTGA
- a CDS encoding adenosine deaminase, whose product MPLPKAELHLHIEGTLEPELAFELAARNGVALPYAGTDELREAYRFEDLQSFLNLYYELMAVLRTERDFEDLANAYLARAAAQGVRHAEIFFDPQAHLARGVEMGTVVEGLWRALGDSEAAHGVSTRLIMCFLRDESAASAMRTLEAARPYLDRITGVGLDSAEVGHPPVKFREVYEAAAALGLRRVAHAGEEGPPEYITEALDLLGVERIDHGLRCMEDPRLVERLVRERIPLTLCPLSNVRLRTVDVLAAHPLPAMLDAGLLCTVNSDDPAYFGGYAGDNFDAVAAALKLDEERLRELARNSFVASFLEDDEELRARYLAEVDSYTF is encoded by the coding sequence ATGCCCCTCCCCAAAGCTGAACTGCACCTGCACATCGAAGGAACCCTGGAGCCCGAGCTCGCTTTCGAGCTGGCCGCCCGCAACGGGGTCGCGCTGCCGTACGCCGGCACGGACGAGCTCCGCGAGGCCTACCGGTTCGAGGACCTCCAGTCCTTCCTGAACCTGTACTACGAGCTGATGGCCGTGCTGCGCACCGAGCGCGACTTCGAGGACCTCGCGAACGCCTATCTCGCCCGGGCCGCCGCGCAGGGCGTACGGCACGCGGAGATCTTCTTCGACCCGCAGGCCCACCTCGCCCGCGGGGTGGAGATGGGCACGGTCGTGGAGGGGCTGTGGCGCGCGCTCGGCGACAGCGAGGCCGCCCACGGCGTCTCGACCCGGCTGATCATGTGCTTCCTGCGCGACGAGTCCGCCGCGTCCGCGATGCGGACCCTGGAGGCCGCGCGGCCGTACCTCGACCGGATCACCGGCGTCGGCCTGGACTCCGCCGAGGTCGGGCATCCGCCGGTGAAGTTCCGCGAGGTGTACGAGGCGGCGGCCGCCCTCGGGCTGCGGCGCGTCGCGCACGCCGGCGAGGAGGGCCCACCGGAGTACATCACCGAGGCCCTCGACCTGCTGGGCGTGGAGCGCATCGACCACGGGCTCCGGTGCATGGAGGACCCGCGGCTCGTCGAACGGCTGGTGCGGGAGCGGATCCCGCTGACGCTGTGCCCGCTCTCCAACGTCCGGCTGCGGACCGTCGACGTCCTCGCCGCGCATCCGCTGCCCGCCATGCTCGACGCCGGGCTGCTGTGCACGGTCAACTCCGACGACCCCGCCTACTTCGGCGGGTACGCGGGCGACAACTTCGACGCGGTGGCCGCCGCGCTGAAGCTGGACGAGGAGCGGCTGCGCGAGCTGGCCCGCAACTCCTTCGTCGCCTCCTTCCTGGAGGACGACGAGGAACTGCGGGCCAGGTACCTCGCGGAGGTCGACAGCTACACGTTCTGA
- a CDS encoding 16S rRNA (uracil(1498)-N(3))-methyltransferase, translating to MTAPVFVVDALPAAGPAFVLDGPEGRHAVSVKRLRAGEEVVLTDGAGRWARGEVVAAEGKDRLVLDLGEVTEEAAESPRITVVQALPKGDRGELAVETMTETGVDAIVPWAAARCITQWKGERGAKALAKWRATAREAGKQSRRVRFPEVADAATSRQVAALLAGADFAAVLHEDRDYGSAPLATAELPAEGEIVLVVGPEGGVSPDELRLFEEAGARAYRLGRSVLRTSTAGTAAASLILGRTGRWS from the coding sequence GTGACCGCCCCCGTCTTCGTCGTCGACGCACTGCCCGCGGCCGGGCCCGCGTTCGTGCTGGACGGCCCCGAGGGCCGGCACGCCGTCTCCGTGAAGCGGCTGCGGGCCGGCGAGGAGGTCGTCCTGACCGACGGCGCCGGACGCTGGGCCCGGGGCGAGGTCGTCGCGGCCGAGGGCAAGGACCGGCTGGTGCTGGACCTCGGCGAGGTGACGGAGGAGGCGGCCGAGTCGCCCCGGATCACCGTCGTCCAGGCACTGCCCAAGGGCGACCGGGGCGAACTGGCCGTCGAGACGATGACCGAGACCGGCGTCGACGCGATCGTGCCGTGGGCGGCCGCGCGCTGCATCACCCAGTGGAAGGGCGAGCGCGGTGCCAAGGCGCTCGCCAAGTGGCGGGCCACCGCCCGCGAGGCCGGCAAGCAGTCCCGCCGGGTCCGTTTCCCCGAGGTCGCCGACGCGGCGACGTCCCGGCAGGTGGCCGCGCTGCTCGCCGGGGCCGACTTCGCCGCCGTCCTGCACGAGGACCGCGACTACGGCAGCGCCCCCCTCGCCACCGCCGAACTCCCCGCCGAGGGCGAGATCGTGCTCGTCGTGGGGCCCGAAGGAGGCGTCTCCCCCGACGAGCTGAGGCTCTTCGAGGAGGCCGGAGCCCGCGCGTACCGGCTCGGACGGAGCGTCCTGCGCACCTCGACCGCCGGCACGGCGGCCGCGTCCCTGATCCTGGGCCGGACCGGCCGCTGGTCCTGA